Proteins found in one Dermacentor silvarum isolate Dsil-2018 chromosome 8, BIME_Dsil_1.4, whole genome shotgun sequence genomic segment:
- the LOC119460719 gene encoding uncharacterized protein LOC119460719, with protein sequence MAPVNGKAEKRIGLSSKKMKRMESKKRKIEAFLELCEDKSSVSPESAPATKKRQNLDKTWAHEKTSVSERKTSELPDAAKAISEELVQLRARKRPFPSAWKEMPKFFLTDDGSEAAWSWPETDASTDNDDSEDVVEDKAVLYLQDIQALLLVALMGPKTPLLTRWCRYLRNDKTSHIVVITVSGLSAKDLSASAEQFPKLRNIFPDGGVRVVPSARYSATTESELTQVPISLNSGMKLRCFFGSLEAAEAAGAVFRCYGAFVPIKQPGDKETSGKNEEPEPSDKPSAPKSSDVTDADPLVQSQTVPEPSDKPSAPKSSDVTDADPPVQSQTVAVQNKSANENGRNTKTQLPDSQWPEKLLAEDAPTEDEDIGAFEVPRTFFLLSPVQMLTEGYPLIRANNTRDYVYTKSSYTPVNHNSRLFGLDCEMCLTTARVNELTRVTMVDEDENVLLDELVKPRNRIIDYLTQFSGITKEMLDPVWTRIEDVQKAISDLLPSDAILVGQSLNFDLHALHLIHPYVIDSSVIFNISGNRRIKTKLKTLTSTFLGEEIQTGTDGHCSAEDATASLRLVKHRLKQGLFYGDAVLKEMQNKIMDRAFEIYDRKTRFNVYVYDEDEMGFGSTGKKEEEYEPIGVYVYDEAEMESTTVTKPQKSRSKQKELTAWAKCRNQLQTDFRGAVSNLFYYLNKRENRRLVHLVGTKKVLSNYPKFVLNTTPHTEVSGNIEVARSVRSLMETNQIVMAGLQAQDSDGQVTEEKAAEVDKLLRKIYRSCRKACLFVVFLEGRVDVDTQVTQHGLCFVKVKEAEKRPVKEDCM encoded by the exons ATGGCACCTGTCAACGGAAAAGCCGAGAAGCGAATCGGTTTGAGTTCTAAGAAGATGAAGCGCATGGAATCCAAGAAGAGGAAGATTGAAGCTTTTTTGGAGTTGTGCGAGGACAAGTCATCGGTCAGCCCGGAATCGGCCCCTGCAACCAAGAAGCGTCAAAACTTAGACAAAACTTGGGCGCACGAAAAAACGTCTGTTTCGGAGAGAAAAACATCGGAGCTACCAGACGCTGCCAAGGCAATCAGCGAAGAATTGGTGCAGCTTCGAGCCCGGAAGCGACCCTTTCCTAGTGCGTGGAAAGAAATGCCCAAGTTTTTTCTGACCGATGATGGCTCCGAAGCTGCTTGGTCGTGGCCTGAAACCGATGCCAGTACCGACAACGACGATTCCGAGGACGTCGTGGAGGACAAGGCCGTTCTTTACCTTCAAGATATCCAGGCCCTGCTCCTTGTGGCCCTGATGGGCCCGAAGACCCCACTCTTGACGCGTTGGTGCCGGTACCTACGAAACGACAAAACCAGCCACATTGTCGTAATCACTGTGAGCGGACTGTCAGCGAAGGACCTTAGTGCGAGTGCTGAACAGTTCCCGAAGCTCAGGAACATATTTCCCGACGGCGGTGTCCGTGTCGTTCCCTCTGCGCGTTACAGCGCCACAACCGAATCTGAACTTACGCAAGTGCCAATCAGTCTCAACAGCGGCATGAAACTGCGGTGCTTCTTTGGCTCACTGGAGGCGGCCGAGGCTGCTGGCGCGGTCTTCAGGTGCTACGGCGCGTTTGTGCCCATCAAGCAGCCTGGCGATAAAGAAACCAGTGGGAAAAACGAAGAACCGGAGCCGTCCGACAAACCAAGCGCTCCAAAGAGCAGTGATGTCACGGATGCTGATCCGCTAGTACAGAGCCAGACGGTACCGGAGCCGTCCGACAAACCAAGCGCTCCAAAGAGCAGTGATGTCACGGATGCTGATCCGCCAGTACAGAGCCAGACGGTGGCAGTGCAAAACAAAAGTGCCAACGAGAATGGCAGAAATACAAAGACGCAGCTGCCTGACAGTCAGTGGCCTGAAAAGCTTCTGGCAGAAGATGCACCAACTGAAGATGAGGACATCGGCGCTTTTGAGGTGCCccgcacattttttttgttgAGCCCAGTACAAATGCTGACGGAAGGTTATCCACTGATCAGAGCAAACAACACACGAGACTACGTCTATACAAAGTCAAGCTACACACCAGTAAATCATAA CTCCCGCTTGTTCGGATTAGATTGTGAGATGTGCTTGACAACAGCCAGGGTCAACGAGCTCACCCGTGTGACCATGGTGGATGAAGATGAAAACGTGCTACTTGACGAACTGGTCAAACCTCGAAACCGCATAATTGACTACCTCACACAGTTCAGTGGCATAACAAAAGAAATGCTGGACCCAGTTTGGACACGTATTGAAGATGTCCAAAAAGCAATATCCGATCTCCTGCCCAGTGATGCCATTCTCGTGGGACAGTCGCTGAACTTTGACTTGCACGCTTTACATTTGATACATCCATATGTGATTGACTCCAGTGTCATCTTCAATATCTCAGGAAACCGGCGAATCAAGACAAAGCTCAAGACACTGACAAGCACTTTTCTTGGTGAAGAAATTCAAACGGGCACCGACGGCCACTGTTCCGCAGAGGACGCCACTGCAAGTCTTCGCCTTGTCAAGCATAGGCTCAAACAGGGCCTCTTTTATGGAGATGCCGTTCTTAAAGAAATGCAAAACAAAATCATGGACAGGGCATTTGAAATATATGATCGTAAGACGCGGTTCAACGTTTATGTCTACGATGAGGATGAAATGGGATTTGGAAGTACTGGCAAGAAAGAGGAAGAATACGAGCCTATTGGAGTTTACGTTTATGACGAAGCAGAGATGGAGTCCACCACAGTAACCAAGCCACAAAAATCTCGGAGCAAGCAAAAAGAATTAACGGCGTGGGCCAAATGTCGGAATCAGCTCCAGACTGATTTCCGTGGCGCTGTAAGCAACCTGTTTTACTACCTTAATAAAAGGGAGAACCGGAGGTTGGTTCACCTTGTTGGCACCAAGAAAGTCCTTAGCAACTACCCAAAGTTTGTGCTCAACACCACTCCACACACTGAAGTGAGTGGCAACATAGAAGTCGCACGAAGCGTGCGGTCTCTTATGGAAACAAACCAGATTGTCATGGCTGGGCTTCAAGCACAGGACAGTGATGGACAAGTCACCGAGGAAAAGGCAGCAGAAGTGGACAAGCTTTTAAGAAAGATCTATCGCAGTTGCCGGAAGGCATGTCTGTTTGTTGTATTCCTAGAAGGCAGAGTGGACGTGGACACCCAAGTGACTCAACACGGACTGTGTTTTGTGAAGGTCAAAGAAGCTGAAAAGAGACCTGTGAAAGAAGACTGTATGTAA
- the LOC119460720 gene encoding tetratricopeptide repeat protein 27 produces MSKSAAMELLEEIERTVVLGREFSNVLEDACGVSDQDEFDFLRFLVDCIVRGDYVSVFTDDRTKRLLRVSSYSSCLCEILEKCNNYVDGGRRTRQLTVLLVGVAALKLFVQCNWTGPAVEVVNDIFPNSESDECQRACLKALEICGEPPYHLIEQAPFLIIAEALLVRCNEMLHSCWSADWWAWRCAYVHQLVMLDRSQELYNEICDRIAKVEKNLPSPDEGDEQRKLRMVYCTEAALSYVHYFEVRNSRSYLDAAKSVSNVEFQLTGALGKRTYHQENELPQLLLEVRHKENGDVATSSLKRANYFPKNAPLKDDTVMNEIKFSASTAADVSLTPEEGCLLLAVCILSKSISAPDALRDEEVMAYIERVLSVPCSWSVQFSALFQRCRLERKSSRRVERSMTQLQCLVDAVKSPEPSASARQELFFSVAMPSIWEVEKELGNLFFALGATKSALDVFIKYELWEDVINCYTKIGRRDRAENVVRKLLEEEESAHLYCLLGDATQDPEHYTKAWEISGHTSARAQRSLGLFYYNKKEFQEAIPYLEKSSELNGIQMNVWFALGYSAMQVENYALSVKAYKRVVNLDPESFEAWNNMASAYIHMGDKQKAWKVLQEALKCSYDNWRVWENYLLVCMDVGAFEECITSWHRLIDIKGKHSDGKVARLLVKVVAEGIPDIYGKPGTHLKSKLLALFGRVTSGVTNDADIWHSYGSLYQLSSEDSSTTVEDTERMLQFFQKSFRCHNQKSNWEKEVAACREHLIRSKDLLDIYISATKQFK; encoded by the coding sequence ATGAGTAAATCTGCTGCTATGGAACTTCTCGAAGAGATAGAGCGGACTGTCGTTCTTGGGCGAGAATTTTCCAACGTGCTTGAAGACGCGTGTGGTGTTTCTGACCAAGACGAGTTTGATTTCTTGCGATTCCTCGTAGACTGCATTGTCCGTGGCGACTACGTGAGTGTGTTCACAGACGATCGGACAAAGAGATTACTGCGCGTGTCATCTTACTCTAGTTGTTTATGTGAAATACTTGAGAAATGCAACAACTACGTGGACGGCGGTCGCCGCACTCGGCAATTGACTGTGCTCCTTGTCGGTGTAGCTGCTTTGAAGCTCTTTGTCCAGTGCAACTGGACGGGACCAGCTGTagaagttgttaatgacattttCCCCAACTCGGAATCCGACGAGTGCCAGCGCGCGTGTCTGAAAGCTCTCGAAATATGCGGAGAGCCGCCATACCACCTGATAGAACAAGCCCCTTTCCTTATCATTGCCGAGGCCTTGCTTGTGCGCTGTAATGAAATGCTTCACAGCTGTTGGTCCGCTGACTGGTGGGCGTGGAGGTGTGCGTACGTACATCAGTTAGTTATGCTTGACCGATCCCAAGAACTGTACAACGAAATTTGCGACCGAATCGCCAAGGTTGAAAAGAATCTACCTTCCCCCGATGAAGGCGACGAGCAGAGAAAGCTAAGAATGGTGTATTGCACCGAAGCAGCGCTGTCCTACGTGCATTACTTCGAAGTGCGAAATAGTCGTTCGTACTTGGACGCGGCGAAAAGTGTTTCAAATGTCGAGTTTCAGCTGACTGGAGCACTTGGAAAGAGGACTTACCACCAGGAAAATGAGCTCCCCCAGTTGCTGCTTGAAGTGCGGCACAAAGAAAACGGCGACGTCGCTACTTCGTCGTTAAAAAGGGCGAATTATTTCCCTAAGAATGCGCCGCTTAAAGATGACACCGTCATGAATGAGATAAAGTTTAGTGCCAGTACAGCTGCAGATGTTAGCCTAACGCCCGAGGAGGGTTGTTTGCTTCTAGCCGTGTGCATCCTGAGCAAGAGCATCAGTGCACCAGATGCTCTTAGAGATGAAGAAGTCATGGCATACATTGAGCGAGTGCTTTCAGTGCCTTGCTCTTGGTCGGTGCAGTTCAGTGCACTCTTTCAGCGATGCAGACTGGAACGTAAAAGTAGCCGGCGAGTCGAGCGATCTATGACTCAACTGCAGTGCCTCGTCGACGCTGTTAAATCCCCTGAACCTAGTGCTAGTGCCAGGCAAGAGCTCTTCTTCTCTGTAGCTATGCCGTCCATCTGGGAAGTTGAAAAGGAGCTGGGCAACCTCTTCTTCGCACTGGGCGCTACAAAGAGTGCCCTCGACGTTTTCATCAAATACGAGCTTTGGGAAGATGTTATAAACTGTTACACCAAGATAGGACGCCGTGACAGAGCAGAAAATGTTGTGAGGAAGCTGCTCGAAGAAGAAGAATCCGCGCACCTGTACTGTTTGCTGGGTGACGCAACGCAGGACCCTGAGCACTACACGAAGGCCTGGGAGATATCAGGTCATACCAGTGCAAGAGCTCAGCGCTCACTTGGCTTGTTCTATTATAACAAGAAGGAGTTTCAAGAGGCCATTCCGTATCTTGAAAAGTCATCAGAACTTAATGGAATACAGATGAACGTTTGGTTTGCCCTTGGTTACTCTGCCATGCAGGTTGAGAACTATGCTCTGTCTGTGAAGGCATATAAACGTGTTGTGAATTTGGACCCTGAAAGCTTTGAAGCATGGAACAATATGGCCAGTGCTTATATCCACATGGGAGACAAGCAAAAAGCCTGGAAAGTTCTGCAGGAAGCACTTAAGTGCAGTTATGACAATTGGAGAGTGTGGGAAAACTACCTACTTGTGTGCATGGATGTTGGAGCTTTTGAGGAGTGCATAACTTCTTGGCACAGACTGATTGACATTAAGGGAAAGCATTCTGATGGCAAGGTGGCGAGACTCTTGGTTAAGGTTGTAGCTGAAGGAATTCCTGACATCTATGGCAAGCCTGGAACTCACCTTAAGTCGAAGCTGCTCGCGCTGTTTGGCAGAGTGACATCTGGTGTCACTAACGATGCTGACATTTGGCACTCGTACGGGTCTCTCTACCAGCTCTCAAGTGAAGATTCAAGTACAACTGTGGAAGACACAGAGCGAATGCTACAATTCTTTCAGAAATCATTTCGCTGTCATAATCAAAAGTCAAATTGGGAGAAGGAAGTGGCAGCTTGCAGGGAGCATCTAATACGTTCGAAGGACCTTTTGGACATTTACATTTCTGCGACAAAACAGTTTAAATGA